One genomic window of Scatophagus argus isolate fScaArg1 chromosome 16, fScaArg1.pri, whole genome shotgun sequence includes the following:
- the txn2 gene encoding thioredoxin, mitochondrial: MAHRLLARRIWTLSTKDIRCLRASTATTACSSFSTSLQSATTRVSFLSPSRTLPRSLLQTSRREVSFNVQDHEDFTERVINSQLPVLIDFHAQWCGPCKILGPRLEKAVAKQKGRVAMAKVDIDDHTDLAIEYGVSAVPTVIAMRGGDVIDHFVGIKDDDELDSFVSKIIGQ; this comes from the exons ATGGCTCACAGACTTCTAGCACGTAGAATTTGGACACTCTCTACGAAAGATATCCGCTGCCTCCGAGCATCCACTGCCACCACAGCCTGCTCTTCTTTTTCCACCTCCCTGCAGTCTGCCACAACACGggtctccttcctctctccctcacgCACTCTGCCTCGCTCCCTTCTTCAAACCTCCCGACGGGAAGTCTCCTTTAACGTTCAGGACCACGAGGACTTCACAGAGAGAGTCATCAACAGTCAACTGCCTGTGCTGATTGACTTCCATGCACA gTGGTGTGGTCCCTGTAAGATCCTTGGACCGAGGTTGGAGAAGGCTGTTGCAAAACAGAAAGGCCGTGTTGCCATGGCAAAAGTTGACATTGATGATCACACAGACTTGGCTATCGAATACGGG GTGTCTGCCGTTCCAACAGTAATCGCCATGCGGGGAGGTGACGTCATCGACCATTTTGTGGGGATCAAAGATGATGATGAGCTGGACTCATTTGTCAGCAAGATCATTGGACAATAA